TGGGCTCCTGCAGTGTCACAGCTATCAGCgaggtgacagtgacatgaagCAGCCGTGGGCATGGTGCCGGGCACAGTGATGGATGGCGTGGGGCTGCATGTTGCCCGatctgcagcagcacccagggaGGGGGGACGGGGCCCTGGCTCTTAGCAGGCCCCAAAGCACAGCCCCACATAGCCCTGAGCCTCAGGGCACTGACAACCATTCCCCACAATCCCCAATGGCACAGGGGGGTCCTCAGGAGGTCCCTTACATGCCCTGGTGTGAGCACTGTGAGgtccccagctgtgctgttggGGCTGCATGTGGACGGCACTGCAGGGTTCCTGGCAGCACGAGGTTCCAGTAGGACCTCAGTGACCCCAAATGCGGGGAAACAAAGGGACACCAAATGTGAGCAcatgcacagctgtgctgagtgccCAAAGCAGCTCAAACCTGTGGCTGCAGGTGGGACTCATGGGAAATCACAGAGCAGGGGACCCAGGAGGCACTGCACGGCTCAGCCCCGTTCTGTGTGCTCATTCCTAGTGGGGCATCGCAATGACACTATTAAAGTTCAGGTCCTGTCCACGTCAGGCCCCAAACCCCATTGCCCTGAGCCACAACTGCTGCCACAAAGCTTCGGCCCTTTGATACCCGCTCCCTGACCAGAGGCAGATCTCCTTTCTGTATGCCCACGTGCCCAGATAAGCGCTGTGCCCCATGCGCGTACCTTCCATGATGGAGATGTGCACAGCCCTCCTGCGGGTGCGCGGCACGCTGCTCAGCCGGGGGCCGTGGGTGATGGAGGGGCAGCTCCTGCTCGGcaccagcccagccctgcagggagagcagcagtgaggggCCGCCTGCTGGGGCTGCGCGGTGCCCCATACGCACCGTGGTGCCAGGCTGCGTGGTGCCCTTACCTGTGGATCTCTGGCGGCTCCCGCTTGATCTTGGCACTGGATTCCATCACCTCTTTTGCAACACGGCCGCTATGGGTGGGAAGAAGAACAGCGTGAGCACGGGGAAAGCAACCCTCAGTGCCTGGGGTcccatccctgcctgctgcactgcccacagcagtggCATCATCTCATGGCTGGGGATGCCCCGCACCCAGCAGAGCCATATGGCGCCTTCTCCAGGGAGCAGAATTTAGGAACTGCAATGATTGTTTTATACCTTGGCctcataaaaaaacaaaccaaccatgAAAAGCCCCCAGATTTCCCCCCCGCCCCATCCCGTCCCCATGATCACTGTATCTCGGGGGCAGGAGGGAAGAATGGCAGCTGAGGAATGGGGAATGCACGGTGGCAGCGCTGACGTGGCCATCCTGCACCAGAACAGCTGGCAGTGGCTGCTATCTGCCCCTTATCTACCTGTATCGGAAGCGGCTCCCCTTGAAGAACAGGTTGCTGCTGGACACCGTCCGGACCTGGCTCGACTTCTCCaacctgcagggcagcaggctgtgagTGCCACATGCACTCATGGGAGCAAGGAAACTCCCAGCACACATCCCAGTGACCAAGGCTGAGTAATGTGTGTGAGCCCCGGCAGCTCCCCACCCCATGGCAAaacccccaccccacagcacagccttatctccccacctccagcactgccccctgcccagggcaggagcagccagcagccctcaCCCCGCACACGGGGAGCAGGACCCAGTGCTGACATTATTAATCATAAAAAGATTTGTAAAGTAATATTGCAATTCCATTTTATGTTCATATAATGAGGAGTGAAACCTGCTGATGGCAGCCGCTGATTGCGGAATTCCCAAAGAGAATACATTACACACTTTATCTCGCATCTCACTGATTAGAATAAAACTCATTAGGAAGCACCAAGGCAGGCATTGCCAAGGAAGGCTGtgagcacccagcacagcctcacGCCGAatgctggcactgcctgctgcccctCCAGCCCATAACCCCTGCCGGGTGCTGCCCATCATTAAGGCTCTATCTATCTCTGCCCAATTAATTCTAAATGCATAACTGGGGGCTTGCTGGGTTGGGGGCAGCCCTGTAGCTGTGGGACaagagggcacagtgctgcactgccCCACAGCGTGGTGAGCCCAGGAGCGACCCACGGGGAGCGCGGAGCAGAGCGCATCCTCGCACTCACTTGTAGAAGGCCTGGTTCTCTATGCCACACTTCCAGAGGTGCTTGCAGGCTTCAGGCGTTGGGGCGAAGTAGGTGAGgacaattttcttttcctacagcaGAAAGAAGTGTGTTGGTCACAGCAATGGCGCCCggagctgtgggatgggggcagcacagagagcaTGGCCACAGCCGGGCAGGGGGACAGGGCAGCCCCAAATGGAAACACACTCACCTCCTTCTGACTCACATACAGGTAGAACGTCTTCCCCTCGAACTTCATCTTGGTCACCTCATTCCTGAAGGGACAGGGATGTGCCATTAGAGGCAGGGATGTGCCATGGGAGGCTGCCCAGCCCCACTGGCACTCGCCCCCTCCCCATCGCACTGAGCTGCGGGCGCAGggtcagccagcagcagcagtgtggggctgCTCACCACTTGATGAAGTGCACTCTCTTGTTCCCCTGCAGGACGACGAACCCAAAGGGGGTGAAGGCCAGGAATGCTGCATTGCCCGACACGTCCTGCAAGAGaacagcagctcctcagcaaaGTGTCAGagtgccctgcagcacccagggcAGGCATAGAGCAACGGGCTGCGGACGTGATCCTGCAGCACCCTGTGCATGCACCGGCCCCacggccctgcagccccacgtgctgctcccagcacgaAGCACAACGTGCTGCATCGCTCTCATCGACCCCGTCAACTCACAAGTGAGCAATACGCAGTGAAGATGGTTACGTGCCTGACCAACCCTTTTGCTAATAATTAAACTGCATGATGGCAAAATCCCATTCAGTGTTGGAGAGGCCAGGCAGCACCGTGGCCATTTACAATCCATAATTAGTGTCACGGACAGAGCTGGGCAGTGCAGTCACTTAATCACAGCAACCGGGCTCTGGGGAAGCACTCATTAACTGCCTTGGAGCTCATGCaaagtgcagagctgtgctgggctcagaCAGCATTGCAGGGCggctgtgggatggggagcTGCAGCACATCCACGCACACAGTGTGGGAGCAGCACGGGGTGTGTGGTGCACgggaagcagcagaaagggaCCCTCGGGATGTGAGCAGAGAAAAAGCCGGGTTCACATCAAGATTGGATCACAATTCATTTCAATCTGCCAGGGGCAAACAGGTGAAACCAAAGAGCCCAAATCCTGCCCtgcacaaagcaaagcacagagctgagccacAGGCACAAGTACCTGGTCCTGTCTCAGCTAGGGAGCCCCCACCCCACTGCTGGGTGTCATGGGGCACGCACTGCCCGCAATAAGTGCTATcagtgcacagcactgcaggagctgctcctccagcaccagctatcagcagcaccagcagcaacGCTCACCCATGGCCCTGCCCAgtgccagcacccagccctgtgctgctgggaccccactcagcccagctctgcactggGTGCTGGGCTGCGCTCTCTGTATGTTGGCTGTGAGTGGGGACTGacacagcccagctcctcctgctctgctccctgcatccCTCTGTGTGCAGTGGGGCTCTGTAGGAGCACGGCGTGGGGTCACTGAGAGTCGCTAAAAGCTACTTCCAGCACAAAGCTCCATCAGTACAGGagtgcaggcagggaggggacaGTCCTGGTTATGAGTATGGCGGTGGTGGGGCTGCGGTTGGAATgggggatctcagaggtctttccaacctcaCTCAGGTGCTGCCTCATACAGCAGCGCAACGCCGGGTGACGcagccccacaggcagcagtgggagctcctctgcagcacgtcagcacagagggagcagagcagtggtggctgCCGGATGCGCTCACCTTGCAGGGGTGGGGATCCACGCCGTAGGTCTCCAGGGTCTGTGCCTTCCTTAGGAAGTTCAGCTCCGAAGTGGCCGGCGTCTGCCCGCTGcggaagggagaagggagaggtGGGCTGTGCGCAGGGCAGAGCACGGCACGCACGTGGGTCCCGGCACGGCACTGAGCCTCTACCTCAGCTCTGATTTGTGGATCTCCGCAATCTTCCTCTCCAGCTTCTCCGAGTGCTTGGGGAAGAACTGGAACTTGGAGCTGTAGCCCTCTGGGTGCTTCCCGGGGTCGTAGTCACCAATCTCAGCTGGGGGGACAGAGGTGGTGAGCGGCCCCACCGTGGGCACAGGGCCGGCTCGATGCTCAGCCATTAGCCACCCCACCCCCCTCCAGAGCCCCAtgctgcccaccccacagccccagtgccccccaGGCAGTGGCAGGGGCTGCACGGTACgatcacagccctgcagcacagccccgcGCCGGGTGACATTTATATTCGAGGTGCAGCGATCTGTTGTAAGTGGAGTAATGTAATCGGGACTCGGAGCGAAAAGCAGATTTATCTTGTCAGGAAGCATTACCTTGAAGGATATAGGCGGCCAGCAGCGCGGCGTCTGAGGTCTTGCAAAGCAGGCGGCCGTGGTAGAGGTCTCTTTTGATCTGCAGGAAGACTAAATacctgcagacagcagagagCCTGTCGGCCAAGTGCAGCTTGCTTGGGCTGAGCAGGGCCGTCCCAGCTGCACATGTGTGCACTGCACAGCCCGAGGCACTGCTGGCCACGACCCACAGCTGGGGGCCGCatcccagcccagcagtgctctctgggtgctcacagcactgccctcTGGGTGCCGGCACCTTTGAGCCACACGACCCAAATTCTGGATCCAGGGTCCATTTCTGCCGTCATTTCTGCACCCATTGTTTCCCTGGATCATCCCCAATAGCGCGTTCTTTAGATAATAAAGCAGACCATGAAGGGAACTATCCTGCCAGCAGATCCCACAAGGACCGGAGTGCAACTGGGGGATTGGTGCTGGGAGGACAGGGAGGTGGGTGCACAgcgtgcagctctgctctgagggggctgcaggagcagcagtggcacaggcacTGTGCACGGTAGGCTGTGCTGGCTGGTAAAACAGCCCTTCTCACAGGTTGAGCACAAACCCACGGCCCCACACCCCCCTCACCTGGTGATCTCCTCCTTCAGCGCCGCAGGGTCCGTGGGGTAGAACTTGACACGGAAGCACATGGTGAAGGGCGGCTGGGCTGTGGGAACAGCAGCACCGTCACCAACCTGCCACCAAACCTCAGGACACAacctccccctcccccaggTCCACACAGGTCGGGCACCGACCCTCACGTCCcccctgcagggatggggcacaccAAGCTGTACCATGCACCGCCCCGCAGGACACTGCTCAGTGTTTTGCTTGTACTGGGAGCAATGCTTACCCCTCATCTGCTTCACAACCGACTTCGTGAACTCCAGCCAAtgctgaaatgagaaagaaagggatTGGAGCAGCTCTGTAACAAATATCTGCCGCCAGGAATACTCTTTGGAACCAGAAGGCCACACAGGGGCAATCCcatgcccagccctgcccacagtgCAGGCggtgggagcagccctggggacacTGCACAGATCAGGGTGAGCACACGgtgtgggcaggaggagcacagagcagcccagtgccacacactgcacacaatacagcaccaggctgcagcCACACCGCAGTGCGCTCTGCATGGGGCCTCTGCCACACCGCTCTGATCCGCTCACCCTCTGCTTGTCGGGGTCCACAAAGCGGATGCCGAAGTAGTCCTTCTCCAGCAGGTTCAGGTGGTGGCACAGGAGGTCGAACAGGTATTGCCCCTTGGCATCTCTCTGCAAGACAGGAACGGCATTGGCAGCGCAGCAGGGTTGGGGGAGCTGAGACACGAGGAGATGAAGGCACTAAATCTGTCACGTCAGGCTGGGGATGCAGCGGAGCCACACGAGGACgccctctgctccccagcaccGCAGCCCCGAGGCCATGCAGCCCCCAGATGAGGGCTGACCCATCAGCAGTGGGATTAGCCCAGGAGGAGTGTAAAGCCACGCGGCGTTGCGCACAGCCCCCTCACACTGACATTGATGTCACTGCTCCAGTCGGATTTACGATCACGCACTGTAACTTCTAGCTCACGGAGCAGAcccccagctcctgccccaCACTGCACCCCACACCATGGTGCTGCTGGCCGGGCACTTTGGGTGTCCCAGGGTCCATCAGTCAAagccaggagcagaggcagagcccTGCACTCAGCATCACGCTGCCCACAGCACTGTGACTGCTGACTGAGAGCAGGGCCACAGAGTCTCAGAAGCACTAAGGCCAcaaaagacctctcagatccccactGCAACCACCCccatcccaccgtgcccactgccacctcccagtgccacatccccacaccagagcagctgctcagccccagaGCCTCAGCACAGCGCAGTGCCCAGCCTGCAACCCACGCCCTGcattttgctttatgttttgGCTCTCTGCgtggcactgcacagagcaggagggagcagcagagcagtgatgtcCCCAGCATCAAGTCCTGCACACCCTGAGGCCCTTTGTTTGCAGGATTTGCTTCTGCCTTTCCATACCCGTACCCAAATTGGCACTAGGACCTGCAGCACTGACACAAAGAGCACGAGGCAGCAGCCCTCCATCCGCCAACAGTGTGCAAATGCAAACGGCTTTACGAGGGGGGAGAAATGCTTCCTCTTTGATCTCTCTAACTTGAGTTAAACATATTCTAAATTAATCATTATGAGTCTGTCTTTCAGGAAATTATCTGAGCCGTCTCTGCAAATCAGAACTTGAAAGAGCTGTCTGTTGTGTAATAGCAGCTTAAGCATTCTGGTTTGATCTCTGTATGTTCTTACAAAGGAGGGTTTGTGCTGGCCCAGCAGCACGGCAGCAGCCACGGCAGCTCAGTGCCACCAGTGCCCACACCTGAGCGCTTGCTGCTTCTGCCTTAAACTTTGGATACATCTAAAGTCCTGAGgcgctgcagggctgctgcaggatgctgaggCTGCCACCAGAGCCAGGCAGCTCCTTGTTCCCAAGCTGTGCTCTCAGTCCTTTTCTTCTCAATTCAGAGGAGTTCAGACAACAAACCAAGTGTGCTCAGGCTGTGCAGGACGCACCCAAAGGCAGCCAGCAGCGCTGTGTGCAGGGGATGCTGAGTGCATGGCGTCCTGCCTGCATCCCCAATAAAACACACAGGATCACCACTTGCCCATAGCACACGGGGAGGGTTTCACATCCCAGTGTTGCCCATCCACCATCCACCGGGGATGAACGCAGGATGAGCCATGTGCTCTGGCCCCAGCAGCAGCGCCCTGTGGCACGTGGCCCATCATGGAGCAGGCACAGGGGCTGCTGTCAccccacagctgcacacagcagcttgtgctgcaggaacagcctcggggcagtgggcacagggCCCTGTGGGTGCCAACCCAGCCTGGTGCTCCCAGCGCAGGGCTGAGCCTCCCAGGACTGGCTGAGAGCCTGCACTGCTCTGAAGAGCACCCAGGGGGTAACGGGAACAGCAGAGCTCCAGAAAGACATGGaccaaaaagcagcaagcatGAAATCTCAAAACTTTAAGAAGATTAAAGTAACCTTgccttcttcatttttctaagCTCCTCTGCCAAAATTAGGGTCACACACAGCTAAAATGAAATGAGTTAATAATAGCAGCTCATCTTCAACAAGCAGCGCTGGCTCattcccctcctgctgcccagctgaGCACCAGCAATGGAGCCTgactacagaatcacagagccactgaggctggagaagacctctgaGACCCCCAAGCCCAACCCAGCTCATTTCTCCATGCCCCAACTGCACCACACAgagccacatccccacagctcagggatggtgacccccaccctctgcacagcctgtgctggtgcctCACCTCCCTTCTGGGAAAGGAACTTTCCCTGGCACACAACCTGAGCTCCCCTCTTCCTTCAGCCAGAGCTGCATGCAGCGCCCTGCTTCACGCATCACTGCATGCCTCAGCTTTATTTCACTTAATTACTCCTCCCAACATCCCAAATGAGTTACACACCTCCTCATGTCACAAATCTCACgaagctgcacagcacagcaaccAGGAAAGCGCTCACCCATGTGCTCTGGGGCAGAGACACACAGCCACtgaaacagcacagctcagtcCGTGAGCACAGCCCCgtgccctgccagcacagacaCGCTTTGTGCCAGGGGTGCGcagctccttgggcagcccTACAGCCCATGGCAATGCCTGCTCCAGGGATTAAGTGCTGGATTTGGGGAACAAATAgcacagccttcctgcagctctgcagccacgCTGCGGGGCCGGCCAGCCCCTGCTCCATCAGCTTAGAgggagattattttttaaaaggaaactgtCAAGAAAAGTCTGTTCTAAAAAGTGAAGTTGGAGCTTAAATCTCTTTGGCGGCACCAGCTGAGCTGGGAGAGATCAAAGAGCCACAGCTCCACTGCAGCACGAGGGGATTTTCACTGGCAATTTGATGGCAATATGTGCTTTAAGTgctttattttcaacatttggCATTGTGCTGCGTGGGGCTGGGATTTACTGTCCCTCAGATGGAGTCAGCGTTCAGCCTGCAGACTCTGGGAGGGCTCTGGGCTGCTCAGTCTGCAGAGTAAGCCAGCACCTCATCAGAACTACAgcatggggagaaaatgggcagAAACAGGCAAGAGCACCCCACGAGCTGCAAGCATCCTAACAGCAGGTGGCCATCAGCACAGCAACTTCCCCACAGCAGCCTCATAGCAGCCCCAGTGAGCAGCACGATCATGAGAGCATGTGCCTTGCTGTGAATTTGCTGCCTGCAATCCTTCTTCCCAGCTGATGTGGGCAGTTCTGTCTCCAGGACTTACCATGTGAGTTTGCTGCAACTGATAAACCTTGGAGAAGGAAAGCGTAAtgctataatgtgatggaaagtacagtgATAATTGCAGGGTGGAAAAGTGTTTGGCTGTAGCACATGAGGATAagctcaaatgcagcagccatggacacagaaacaaaggggaggaaggagggaagctGCTTACCtctggaaggcctcaggtaagCAGAGATCTCCAGAGAGACACCCTCACcttcactgccaacccttaagtgagggctgggaaggggtggatcctggctccagccctccctgtcactcagctgcattgcatgAACCTGAactcccctgggctggccctgccttccaccaggtgctccatcactgctgcaggctgtgactcagcatttctgctacagaaagTAAACAGAAAGTGATTTCTGTAGCTGTAAACTCCAGCTGCTGGATTCCCCAGTGAAcccacagctgggagcagggcagtgctacaggagc
This Lagopus muta isolate bLagMut1 chromosome 10, bLagMut1 primary, whole genome shotgun sequence DNA region includes the following protein-coding sequences:
- the FRMD5 gene encoding FERM domain-containing protein 5 isoform X2, encoding MRDAKGQYLFDLLCHHLNLLEKDYFGIRFVDPDKQRHWLEFTKSVVKQMRAQPPFTMCFRVKFYPTDPAALKEEITRYLVFLQIKRDLYHGRLLCKTSDAALLAAYILQAEIGDYDPGKHPEGYSSKFQFFPKHSEKLERKIAEIHKSELSGQTPATSELNFLRKAQTLETYGVDPHPCKDVSGNAAFLAFTPFGFVVLQGNKRVHFIKWNEVTKMKFEGKTFYLYVSQKEEKKIVLTYFAPTPEACKHLWKCGIENQAFYKLEKSSQVRTVSSSNLFFKGSRFRYSGRVAKEVMESSAKIKREPPEIHRAGLVPSRSCPSITHGPRLSSVPRTRRRAVHISIMEGLESLRDSAHSTPVRSASHGDAFVPHGRGGRAESSERVAIIADESYSPADSVLPTPVAEHSLELLLLSRQLNGAPCSIEEEKESEAGTPGTEPEEPRELRALCQGAGSGPRAEQVNKFVLSVLRLLLVTVGLLFVLLLLLIVLTESDLDTAFFRDIRQTPEFEQFHYQYFCPLRRWFACKLRAVVALLTDT
- the FRMD5 gene encoding FERM domain-containing protein 5 isoform X1, giving the protein MLSRWMSGSSRNLEREYNCTVRLLDDSEYTCTIQRDAKGQYLFDLLCHHLNLLEKDYFGIRFVDPDKQRHWLEFTKSVVKQMRAQPPFTMCFRVKFYPTDPAALKEEITRYLVFLQIKRDLYHGRLLCKTSDAALLAAYILQAEIGDYDPGKHPEGYSSKFQFFPKHSEKLERKIAEIHKSELSGQTPATSELNFLRKAQTLETYGVDPHPCKDVSGNAAFLAFTPFGFVVLQGNKRVHFIKWNEVTKMKFEGKTFYLYVSQKEEKKIVLTYFAPTPEACKHLWKCGIENQAFYKLEKSSQVRTVSSSNLFFKGSRFRYSGRVAKEVMESSAKIKREPPEIHRAGLVPSRSCPSITHGPRLSSVPRTRRRAVHISIMEGLESLRDSAHSTPVRSASHGDAFVPHGRGGRAESSERVAIIADESYSPADSVLPTPVAEHSLELLLLSRQLNGAPCSIEEEKESEAGTPGTEPEEPRELRALCQGAGSGPRAEQVNKFVLSVLRLLLVTVGLLFVLLLLLIVLTESDLDTAFFRDIRQTPEFEQFHYQYFCPLRRWFACKLRAVVALLTDT
- the FRMD5 gene encoding FERM domain-containing protein 5 isoform X3 translates to MLSRWMSGSSRNLEREYNCTVRLLDDSEYTCTIQRDAKGQYLFDLLCHHLNLLEKDYFGIRFVDPDKQRHWLEFTKSVVKQMRAQPPFTMCFRVKFYPTDPAALKEEITRYLVFLQIKRDLYHGRLLCKTSDAALLAAYILQAEIGDYDPGKHPEGYSSKFQFFPKHSEKLERKIAEIHKSELSGQTPATSELNFLRKAQTLETYGVDPHPCKDVSGNAAFLAFTPFGFVVLQGNKRVHFIKWNEVTKMKFEGKTFYLYVSQKEEKKIVLTYFAPTPEACKHLWKCGIENQAFYKLEKSSQVRTVSSSNLFFKGSRFRYSGRVAKEVMESSAKIKREPPEIHRAGLVPSRSCPSITHGPRLSSVPRTRRRAVHISIMEGLESLRDSAHSTPVRSASHGDAFVPHGRGGRAESSERVAIIADESYSPADSVLPTPVAEHSLELLLLSRQLNGAPCSIEEEKESEAGTPGTEPEEPRELRALCQGAGSGPRAEQAMVCLQAPRRGGSAH
- the FRMD5 gene encoding FERM domain-containing protein 5 isoform X4, which produces MRAQPPFTMCFRVKFYPTDPAALKEEITRYLVFLQIKRDLYHGRLLCKTSDAALLAAYILQAEIGDYDPGKHPEGYSSKFQFFPKHSEKLERKIAEIHKSELSGQTPATSELNFLRKAQTLETYGVDPHPCKDVSGNAAFLAFTPFGFVVLQGNKRVHFIKWNEVTKMKFEGKTFYLYVSQKEEKKIVLTYFAPTPEACKHLWKCGIENQAFYKLEKSSQVRTVSSSNLFFKGSRFRYSGRVAKEVMESSAKIKREPPEIHRAGLVPSRSCPSITHGPRLSSVPRTRRRAVHISIMEGLESLRDSAHSTPVRSASHGDAFVPHGRGGRAESSERVAIIADESYSPADSVLPTPVAEHSLELLLLSRQLNGAPCSIEEEKESEAGTPGTEPEEPRELRALCQGAGSGPRAEQVNKFVLSVLRLLLVTVGLLFVLLLLLIVLTESDLDTAFFRDIRQTPEFEQFHYQYFCPLRRWFACKLRAVVALLTDT